A stretch of the Pirellulales bacterium genome encodes the following:
- a CDS encoding SdrD B-like domain-containing protein, whose amino-acid sequence MGFFSNILRFSRRRSTAELRTALRPRDSLYHRCRIEEMEERRLMAADVNLGLVYYDPGSGEDNIPNVFQVQFNGGADGTQLTHLLINTDKLGDGLNNGDPFFNTTAGGPGVYGYHPFQVVSSDGVTVTSVTVVNGGQSLDLTFSGFTAGKTLVFSIDVDEMGLTPPASAVVEGAEFAGSHAIATFTAPHYYDLTKSDTFVDAFDPKFAGTGLTLPHDNYDPPNPQPSSVLTAGALVTGPQIVLPSSLSGIVYEDHNLDNIQETGDPGIPNVALTLYQWDGEEYISTGLTTTTDANGAYHFSNLQPGQYQVRETQPSGYFSVGATAGTVNGMTDGVVTNADTISSVALLGGDNSLQNDFAEALPGKISGYVYYDPDNNGVKETGEPGIPNTTVDLFDSNLNLIGTTKTDSNGYYQFTDLKYGNYTVEEEQPGGYLDGKDSVGSVGGTLAPPDGITNITLMSGTNAQNYNFGELLPATISGMVHVDMNGDCIYEPGEPLLAGVTIQLLDSNDKVIATTTTDQNGQYKFSNLAPFASYTVHEVQPNGYFEFGDTVGSAGGTLQGLDTIVGATPGSGENATDYNFCVQAPASISGMIHVDLNGDCIYEPGEPLLAGVTVQLLNASNQVVGTTTTDENGEYTFTGLQPGIYTVHEVQPAGYFEFGDTVGSVGGTLQGLDTIAAVTHGSGVNATDYDFCVQAPASISGMIHVDLNGDCIYEPGEPLLAGVTVQLLNASNQVVGTTTTDENGEYTFTGLKPGTYTVHEVQPAGYFEFGDTVGSVGGTLQGLDTIAAVTLGSGVNGTDYDFCVQAPASIAGMIHVDLNGDCIYEPGEPLLAGVTVQLFNSQNQVVATTTTDEMGEYKFSGLKPGSYTVHEVQPAGYFEFGDTVGSVGGTLQGLDTIANVTLGSGVDATDYDFCVQPPATLAGMIHVDLNGDCVYEPGEPLLAGVTVQLLNTDNQVVATTVTDQNGQYQFTGLRAGSYTVHEVQPAGYFEFGDTVGSAGGTLAGLDTITNITLGAGVNATDYNFCVQAPSSISGMVHVDLNGDCVYEPGEPLLAGVTIQLLDSNNQVVRTAVTDQNGMYSFTGLHAGTYTVHEVQPNGFTEFGASAGSVGGIVVGVDTITEIPLGSNINATDYDFCEKGQLAFLAPSVFQAPSLQPMANPPTPIIIIPTIQAFPATQPLSLYYGGGYAYGYTWHLSVIDAGEPRGTNATAPQISMVSMKSDPFAMEGEDVHNSEWMLGNGEGEEGVKKFVRFGMRNGIPVTGDFNGDGITDVGFFYGGEWFIDLDDNGQWDQGDLWAKLGHEGDLPVTGDWDGDGKTDIGIFGRAWPGDPSAIRHEPGLPAPENTKSGPTKNVPPRTDEAALGFRTLKHTSKGDYRADVIDHVFHYGTPGDIPVTGDWHGTGVHTIGLFYKGRWLLDANGDGKWTETDHDFQYGRDGDQPVVGDFNGDGVDELGVFRDGIWYVDTNNDRLLDAKDKLFQLGSPGDVAVVGDWNGDGIDEPGVYHPSRGTAAAPAAAAPTATE is encoded by the coding sequence GTGGGCTTCTTCAGCAACATATTGCGTTTTTCCCGCCGCCGTTCGACGGCCGAACTGAGGACGGCGCTCCGCCCACGCGACAGCTTGTACCATCGCTGCCGTATCGAAGAGATGGAAGAGCGGCGCTTGATGGCCGCGGATGTAAACCTGGGCCTGGTCTACTACGATCCGGGCAGTGGCGAGGACAACATCCCCAACGTGTTTCAGGTTCAGTTCAACGGTGGCGCCGATGGCACGCAGTTAACGCACCTGTTGATCAATACGGACAAGCTTGGCGACGGCCTGAACAATGGCGATCCGTTCTTCAATACAACCGCCGGCGGACCCGGCGTCTATGGCTATCATCCGTTTCAGGTCGTCTCGAGTGATGGCGTCACGGTGACGAGTGTGACCGTCGTCAATGGCGGACAGTCGCTCGATTTGACCTTCTCGGGTTTCACCGCGGGCAAGACACTGGTCTTTTCGATCGACGTCGACGAAATGGGCCTCACTCCACCGGCCAGCGCCGTGGTGGAAGGGGCCGAGTTCGCCGGCTCGCACGCGATCGCGACGTTCACGGCACCGCATTACTACGATTTGACGAAGTCCGATACCTTCGTCGACGCTTTCGATCCGAAGTTCGCCGGCACCGGTTTGACGTTGCCGCACGACAACTACGATCCGCCAAATCCGCAGCCGTCTTCGGTGCTCACGGCTGGTGCGCTTGTGACTGGCCCGCAGATTGTTCTGCCCAGCAGCCTCAGCGGTATCGTCTACGAAGATCACAATCTAGACAACATTCAGGAGACCGGAGATCCCGGTATTCCCAATGTCGCGCTGACCTTGTACCAGTGGGACGGCGAAGAGTACATCAGCACCGGCCTGACGACGACGACTGACGCCAACGGCGCCTATCATTTCAGCAACTTGCAGCCGGGGCAGTACCAGGTTCGCGAGACGCAACCTAGCGGCTACTTCAGCGTCGGCGCTACGGCCGGCACGGTCAACGGCATGACCGATGGCGTCGTGACCAACGCCGACACGATCAGCAGTGTGGCGCTGTTGGGGGGTGATAACAGCCTTCAAAATGATTTCGCCGAGGCGCTCCCCGGCAAGATCAGCGGCTATGTCTATTACGATCCGGACAACAATGGCGTGAAGGAAACCGGCGAGCCGGGCATTCCCAACACGACCGTCGATCTGTTCGATTCGAACCTGAACCTGATCGGCACCACCAAAACCGATTCCAATGGGTACTACCAGTTCACCGACCTGAAGTACGGCAACTACACGGTCGAAGAAGAGCAGCCTGGCGGATACCTCGACGGCAAGGACAGCGTCGGCTCGGTCGGTGGAACGCTCGCGCCGCCGGATGGCATTACGAACATCACGCTGATGTCAGGCACCAATGCACAGAACTACAACTTCGGTGAATTGCTGCCGGCCACGATCTCGGGCATGGTGCATGTCGACATGAACGGCGACTGCATTTACGAGCCGGGCGAGCCGCTGTTGGCGGGTGTGACGATCCAGTTGCTCGATTCGAACGACAAGGTCATCGCCACGACTACCACGGATCAGAACGGGCAGTACAAATTTTCGAACCTGGCTCCGTTTGCGTCTTACACGGTCCACGAAGTGCAGCCCAATGGCTACTTCGAATTCGGCGATACGGTCGGCTCGGCTGGCGGCACGCTGCAAGGACTGGACACGATCGTAGGCGCGACGCCGGGGTCGGGAGAAAACGCTACGGATTACAACTTCTGCGTGCAGGCTCCGGCCAGCATCTCGGGCATGATCCACGTCGACCTGAACGGCGACTGCATTTACGAGCCGGGCGAGCCGTTGTTGGCGGGGGTCACGGTGCAGTTGCTCAATGCGAGCAACCAGGTCGTCGGCACCACCACGACCGACGAGAACGGTGAGTACACGTTTACAGGCCTCCAGCCAGGCATTTACACGGTGCATGAAGTGCAGCCGGCCGGCTACTTCGAGTTCGGCGATACCGTCGGCTCCGTGGGTGGCACTCTGCAAGGCTTGGACACGATCGCCGCCGTTACGCACGGCTCGGGTGTGAACGCCACGGATTATGATTTCTGCGTGCAAGCTCCGGCGAGCATCTCGGGCATGATTCACGTCGATCTGAACGGCGACTGCATTTACGAGCCGGGCGAGCCGCTGCTGGCCGGCGTGACCGTGCAATTGCTCAACGCAAGCAATCAGGTCGTCGGCACCACCACGACCGACGAGAACGGTGAGTACACGTTTACGGGCCTCAAGCCAGGCACTTACACGGTGCATGAAGTGCAGCCGGCCGGTTACTTCGAATTTGGCGATACCGTCGGCTCCGTGGGTGGTACGCTGCAAGGCTTGGACACGATCGCCGCCGTTACGCTCGGCTCGGGCGTGAACGGCACGGATTATGATTTCTGCGTGCAAGCTCCGGCGAGCATCGCCGGCATGATCCACGTCGATCTGAACGGTGATTGCATCTACGAACCGGGCGAGCCACTGCTGGCCGGCGTGACCGTGCAATTGTTCAACTCGCAGAATCAGGTCGTGGCCACGACGACGACTGATGAGATGGGCGAATACAAGTTCTCCGGCCTGAAGCCGGGAAGTTACACGGTGCATGAAGTGCAACCGGCCGGCTACTTCGAGTTCGGCGATACCGTCGGCTCGGTGGGTGGCACGCTGCAGGGGCTCGATACCATCGCCAATGTGACGCTCGGTTCGGGCGTCGATGCTACGGATTATGACTTCTGCGTGCAGCCTCCGGCGACGCTGGCTGGCATGATCCACGTCGATCTGAATGGCGATTGCGTTTATGAGCCAGGCGAACCGCTGCTGGCTGGCGTTACTGTGCAATTGTTGAATACGGACAACCAGGTCGTCGCCACGACCGTTACGGATCAAAACGGCCAGTACCAGTTCACAGGCTTGCGCGCCGGCAGCTATACGGTACACGAGGTGCAACCAGCCGGTTACTTCGAATTCGGCGATACGGTCGGTTCGGCCGGCGGCACGTTGGCGGGGCTCGATACGATCACGAACATTACTCTCGGCGCCGGCGTCAACGCCACGGATTACAACTTCTGCGTGCAAGCGCCTTCGAGCATCTCCGGCATGGTACACGTCGACCTGAATGGCGACTGTGTCTACGAGCCGGGCGAGCCGCTGTTGGCCGGCGTGACGATTCAGCTTCTCGACTCGAACAACCAGGTCGTCCGCACCGCGGTCACCGACCAGAACGGCATGTACAGCTTTACTGGCTTGCATGCCGGCACGTACACCGTGCATGAAGTCCAGCCGAACGGCTTCACGGAATTCGGAGCCAGCGCCGGATCGGTCGGAGGCATCGTGGTGGGCGTCGATACGATCACGGAGATCCCGCTTGGATCGAATATCAACGCCACGGATTACGACTTCTGCGAGAAGGGGCAGTTGGCGTTCCTGGCGCCGTCGGTCTTCCAGGCGCCCAGCTTGCAACCGATGGCCAATCCGCCCACGCCGATCATCATCATTCCGACGATCCAGGCGTTTCCGGCCACACAGCCGCTTAGCCTCTACTACGGCGGTGGCTACGCCTATGGCTATACGTGGCACTTGAGCGTTATCGACGCCGGCGAACCGCGCGGCACGAACGCCACGGCCCCGCAAATCTCGATGGTCAGTATGAAGAGTGACCCCTTCGCGATGGAGGGAGAAGACGTTCACAACTCGGAATGGATGTTGGGCAACGGAGAAGGCGAAGAGGGCGTAAAGAAATTCGTCCGCTTCGGTATGCGAAACGGCATCCCCGTCACTGGCGACTTCAACGGCGACGGTATCACGGACGTCGGCTTCTTTTACGGCGGCGAGTGGTTCATCGATCTTGATGACAACGGCCAATGGGACCAAGGGGACTTGTGGGCCAAGCTCGGTCATGAAGGGGACTTACCAGTTACCGGCGACTGGGATGGTGACGGTAAGACCGACATCGGCATCTTCGGTCGGGCGTGGCCGGGTGATCCGTCGGCCATTCGCCACGAGCCGGGCTTGCCTGCGCCGGAAAACACCAAGAGCGGTCCGACGAAGAACGTACCGCCGCGCACGGACGAAGCGGCGCTCGGCTTCCGCACGCTTAAGCACACCTCGAAGGGAGATTATCGCGCGGACGTCATCGACCACGTGTTCCATTACGGCACGCCTGGGGACATTCCGGTCACTGGGGATTGGCACGGCACGGGCGTACACACGATCGGCTTGTTCTACAAAGGACGCTGGCTGCTGGATGCCAACGGTGACGGCAAGTGGACCGAAACGGACCACGACTTCCAATACGGCCGGGACGGCGATCAACCGGTCGTTGGTGACTTCAACGGTGACGGCGTCGACGAGCTCGGCGTGTTCCGCGACGGCATCTGGTACGTCGATACCAACAACGATCGCCTGTTGGATGCCAAGGACAAGTTGTTCCAACTCGGCTCGCCCGGCGACGTGGCGGTCGTGGGCGACTGGAACGGCGACGGCATCGACGAGCCGGGCGTGTATCACCCGAGCCGGGGCACAGCCGCTGCACCGGCCGCAGCCGCACCGACGGCGACCGAGTAG
- a CDS encoding WD40 repeat domain-containing protein, which produces MNRACRIARVLSLAMLWLASNVATQQAAEMQSARVMPMRGSSGSAGPPVLTAVSLSPDGRMFATGGDDHIVRIWNLEDGALVRELRGHTDWVRTVAYNPKGQTIASAGDDHHVLYWDASTGKLRQTLPGPSQVVYCLAFSPDGKLLAAAGFDNKVRLYDGVAGTPIRELVAPCADIRAAAFSADGKSFAAAGRDGRVRIWDYQTGAVLRDISAHRQRVHALGFSPDGAQLASGGDDRFLRLWNAESGAELLSIPSRPGKIHALRYLTPEKLVTGASDNTIRIWDLKSGKEESRLLGHTGSVSSLDYRTETGVLISAGFDTSVRLWTPLATEGKVVEENRNRTTR; this is translated from the coding sequence GTGAATCGAGCCTGTCGAATTGCTCGGGTACTTTCGCTCGCAATGTTGTGGTTGGCCAGCAACGTGGCCACGCAGCAGGCCGCTGAGATGCAATCGGCGCGCGTCATGCCGATGCGCGGTTCCTCCGGTAGCGCCGGGCCTCCGGTGTTGACGGCGGTCAGTCTCAGTCCTGATGGCCGGATGTTTGCCACCGGCGGTGACGACCACATCGTGCGGATCTGGAATCTCGAGGACGGGGCGCTCGTGCGCGAGCTACGCGGCCACACCGATTGGGTGCGCACCGTTGCGTACAATCCCAAAGGCCAGACCATTGCCTCGGCGGGTGACGATCATCACGTTCTGTATTGGGACGCGTCGACGGGGAAGTTGCGGCAGACGTTGCCCGGCCCCTCGCAAGTGGTTTATTGCCTGGCCTTCAGCCCTGACGGCAAATTGCTGGCCGCCGCGGGCTTCGATAATAAAGTTCGTCTGTATGACGGCGTGGCAGGAACGCCGATTCGCGAACTGGTGGCGCCATGCGCCGACATTCGCGCGGCGGCGTTTTCGGCAGACGGCAAGAGCTTCGCTGCTGCGGGGCGCGATGGCCGGGTGCGCATTTGGGATTACCAGACGGGCGCCGTACTGCGTGATATCAGTGCGCATCGGCAACGCGTACATGCGCTGGGCTTCTCGCCCGACGGCGCGCAGTTGGCCTCGGGGGGCGATGACCGCTTCCTGCGTCTGTGGAACGCCGAGAGTGGCGCCGAGCTGCTATCGATTCCCAGCCGGCCCGGCAAGATTCACGCACTGCGTTATCTCACGCCAGAAAAGCTTGTGACGGGGGCCAGTGACAATACGATCCGCATCTGGGATTTGAAGTCGGGCAAGGAAGAGTCGCGCTTGCTGGGGCACACCGGCAGTGTTTCGTCGCTCGATTATCGCACCGAGACAGGTGTTCTCATCTCGGCTGGCTTCGACACCTCCGTACGTCTGTGGACCCCGCTTGCCACAGAAGGAAAGGTCGTCGAAGAAAACCGCAATCGGACGACGCGGTAA
- a CDS encoding citrate synthase — protein MSSVVNQNAVPAKTAKLNLGDVEIDVPIIEGSENEKAIDISHLRAESGFITLDEGYVNTGATTSAITFLDGEKGVLRYRGYPIEVLAKECRFLETSYLLIYGELPNVEQLETFRNNLRRHSMLHEEMKAFYNGFPRDAHPMAILSSVVGALSTFYQDSLDPRDPKQVEISVYRLMAKLPTIAAFSYKKSIGQPFVYPQNDLGYCENFLRMMFAVPSEPYQIDPDFVEALNLLLIVHADHEQNCSTSTVRMVGSSNANLFASISAGICALWGPLHGGANQACIEMLEQIRAGGGDVGRYVEMAKDKNSGFRLMGFGHRVYKNFDPRATIIKSVCDRLLVKTKIQGSIFEIARHLETTALSDPYFIERKLYPNVDFYSGIIYRAMGIPEQMFTVLFAIGRLPGWIAHWMEMHASPTKKICRPRQIYTGPTRREFVPLEKR, from the coding sequence ATGAGTTCGGTCGTGAATCAAAACGCCGTGCCGGCGAAAACCGCGAAATTGAACCTCGGCGACGTCGAAATCGACGTGCCAATTATCGAGGGGAGCGAAAACGAGAAGGCGATCGACATCAGCCACCTACGGGCTGAGAGCGGGTTCATCACGCTGGATGAGGGGTACGTCAACACGGGCGCCACGACAAGCGCGATCACGTTCCTGGACGGCGAAAAAGGGGTGCTCCGGTATCGCGGCTACCCGATCGAGGTGCTGGCCAAGGAGTGTCGCTTCCTCGAGACCAGCTATCTGTTGATCTACGGCGAACTGCCGAATGTCGAGCAGCTCGAGACGTTTCGCAATAATCTTCGCCGGCACTCAATGCTGCACGAGGAGATGAAAGCTTTCTACAACGGCTTTCCGCGCGACGCGCATCCGATGGCGATTCTCAGTTCGGTCGTCGGGGCGTTATCGACGTTCTATCAAGACTCGCTCGATCCGCGCGATCCCAAGCAGGTCGAGATTTCGGTTTACCGTTTGATGGCCAAGCTGCCGACGATCGCGGCATTCAGTTACAAGAAGTCGATCGGCCAGCCCTTTGTCTATCCGCAAAATGACCTGGGGTATTGCGAAAACTTCCTGCGGATGATGTTCGCCGTTCCCAGCGAGCCCTATCAGATCGATCCTGATTTTGTCGAAGCCTTGAACCTGCTGTTGATCGTGCATGCCGACCACGAACAAAACTGCAGTACTTCGACGGTGCGGATGGTGGGTTCGAGCAATGCCAACCTGTTCGCGTCGATCTCGGCCGGCATTTGTGCCTTGTGGGGACCGCTGCACGGCGGAGCGAACCAGGCCTGCATCGAGATGCTCGAACAGATTCGCGCCGGCGGCGGCGACGTGGGCCGGTACGTCGAAATGGCCAAGGACAAAAACAGCGGCTTCCGGCTGATGGGCTTCGGGCATCGCGTTTACAAGAACTTCGACCCTCGCGCTACGATCATCAAGAGTGTGTGCGATCGGCTGCTGGTAAAAACGAAGATTCAAGGTTCGATCTTCGAAATCGCCCGGCACTTGGAAACGACGGCCCTGTCGGATCCGTATTTCATCGAGCGCAAGCTGTACCCCAACGTCGATTTCTACTCCGGCATCATCTACCGCGCGATGGGCATTCCCGAGCAGATGTTCACGGTGCTGTTCGCCATCGGCCGTTTGCCGGGCTGGATTGCGCACTGGATGGAAATGCACGCTTCGCCGACGAAGAAGATCTGCCGTCCGCGGCAGATTTACACGGGGCCGACCCGGCGAGAATTCGTGCCGCTCGAAAAGCGGTAA
- a CDS encoding class IV adenylate cyclase — MPSNDPHVALRRNVEIKARLRDLEQARTLAAELSGGTPQVLRQTDTYFRCAVGRLKLRQFSDAVAELIAYARPNDVSPRASQYRIVPVADGESLREALSMSLGVLVVVAKDREVSHYKNVRIHLDRVEQLGTFLEFEAVLESAAHQSEGEALVRELTSRFGLLPADLIAESYSDMVLHSISQPPK, encoded by the coding sequence ATGCCTTCGAACGATCCTCATGTTGCGTTACGACGAAACGTCGAAATCAAGGCGCGGCTGCGCGATCTCGAACAGGCCCGCACCTTGGCGGCCGAGCTTTCCGGTGGAACGCCGCAAGTGCTGCGGCAAACCGATACTTATTTTCGCTGTGCCGTTGGCCGGCTGAAGCTGCGCCAATTTTCGGATGCGGTTGCCGAGTTGATCGCATACGCGCGGCCCAACGACGTATCGCCGCGGGCGAGCCAATACCGCATTGTGCCGGTGGCCGACGGCGAGTCACTGCGAGAAGCGCTGAGCATGTCACTGGGAGTGCTCGTCGTGGTGGCGAAGGATCGCGAGGTTTCACATTACAAAAACGTGCGAATTCATCTCGATCGGGTGGAGCAGCTGGGGACGTTCCTGGAGTTCGAGGCCGTGCTGGAATCGGCGGCGCACCAGTCTGAGGGGGAAGCACTTGTTCGCGAGTTGACGAGCCGATTTGGCCTGCTGCCCGCAGACTTAATCGCCGAGTCGTATAGCGATATGGTGCTGCACTCTATTTCGCAGCCTCCTAAGTAG
- a CDS encoding peptidyl-prolyl cis-trans isomerase yields MPRRASQIDLSAGAARKQPSRIAGCALVILMAVVATGDAFAQDPSDPYAPQQMMPVPFGQSPQMNPNNFMMPGPPGNVGTPARPAGWPGSPPPPEQQNVVPMGKAGAVPNAARTVAGTPQGGAPPPGAPGAVNGGASLPPSAKWNGDERSMQFDLLDLDGARIVARIGPEVIQESEVKSYIEEVLEQNASKIPPQHLEKVREKLMRDRLNHLVEIKLALVDAQRKVPTDTYPKIVDGLGEEFENKEVRRKLKQLNLGTRGDLEEKLRLHGTSIEREKQAFVEQQLAFGWIGQQTRTKHEVTHEDMLAYYLEHIENYSFPAQARWEELRVRTTNFPNRDAARQALGELGNAVLQGANFAEVAKARSQGPTAAIGGQYDWTTEGSLAWEILDQAIFSVPVGRLSQILDDGRSPTMSIVRVVERKEAGRRPFTEVQVEIKEKLAVAHTEKDKQKLHEYVDKLRDQIPIWTIYDDDPKTDATAAKEPSADGSKANTTMRPATPAMGAKTPRPNPYLR; encoded by the coding sequence TTGCCACGTAGGGCATCCCAGATTGATCTCTCTGCCGGCGCGGCGCGAAAGCAGCCGTCGCGGATTGCCGGCTGCGCGCTCGTGATCCTTATGGCCGTGGTCGCGACAGGCGACGCGTTCGCCCAGGATCCGAGCGATCCGTACGCTCCGCAGCAGATGATGCCGGTGCCGTTTGGGCAAAGCCCGCAGATGAACCCGAACAACTTCATGATGCCGGGACCGCCGGGCAATGTCGGCACCCCTGCACGTCCTGCAGGATGGCCCGGATCGCCGCCGCCACCAGAGCAGCAAAACGTCGTGCCGATGGGCAAGGCGGGGGCCGTGCCCAATGCGGCGCGGACCGTGGCAGGTACGCCGCAGGGTGGCGCACCACCACCCGGTGCCCCGGGGGCGGTGAACGGTGGCGCATCGCTTCCTCCGAGCGCGAAGTGGAACGGGGACGAGCGTTCGATGCAATTCGATTTGCTCGATCTGGACGGCGCGCGCATCGTGGCGCGAATTGGGCCGGAAGTGATCCAGGAGAGCGAAGTCAAAAGCTACATCGAGGAAGTCCTAGAGCAGAATGCCTCGAAAATTCCTCCGCAGCATTTGGAGAAGGTGCGCGAAAAGTTGATGCGCGACCGCCTCAACCATTTGGTCGAGATCAAGCTGGCGCTGGTCGACGCGCAGCGCAAAGTTCCGACCGACACGTATCCGAAGATCGTGGACGGCTTGGGGGAAGAATTCGAGAACAAGGAAGTCCGCCGCAAGCTCAAGCAATTGAACCTGGGCACGCGCGGCGACCTGGAAGAAAAGCTGCGCCTGCACGGCACGTCGATTGAACGGGAAAAACAGGCTTTTGTCGAGCAACAGTTGGCCTTCGGCTGGATCGGACAGCAAACCCGCACCAAGCACGAGGTCACGCACGAGGATATGCTGGCCTACTATCTCGAACATATCGAGAACTATTCCTTTCCGGCCCAGGCACGGTGGGAGGAATTGCGAGTGCGGACAACCAATTTCCCGAATCGCGACGCGGCCCGTCAGGCGCTGGGAGAGTTAGGAAACGCCGTGCTGCAGGGGGCCAACTTCGCCGAAGTCGCCAAGGCGCGCTCGCAGGGACCAACGGCCGCGATCGGCGGCCAGTACGATTGGACGACCGAAGGAAGCCTCGCTTGGGAGATACTCGATCAGGCGATCTTCTCGGTTCCCGTGGGACGCCTGAGCCAGATTCTGGACGACGGCCGCAGTCCCACCATGTCCATCGTGCGGGTCGTTGAACGGAAGGAAGCCGGACGGCGACCATTCACCGAGGTGCAGGTCGAGATCAAGGAGAAGTTGGCGGTCGCGCATACCGAGAAGGACAAGCAAAAGTTGCACGAGTACGTCGACAAGCTGCGCGACCAGATTCCGATCTGGACGATCTACGACGACGATCCGAAGACCGACGCGACCGCCGCCAAAGAGCCCTCGGCCGACGGTTCGAAGGCCAACACTACGATGCGGCCTGCGACCCCGGCGATGGGGGCGAAAACACCGCGACCGAATCCTTACCTCCGCTAG